TAGCATAAATTAGCGCCTGATTGTGCAGCTCTCTAGCTTCTTTTTGGGCTTGTTGGATGATTTCGTTGGCCTGCTCCTGTGCTTGCCGGGTAATAATATTTTCATCTGTTAGTTTTGATATATAGCTCTTAGCCTGATCAATTATGGTTTGAGCCTCCCGTTGCGCCTCGTCCAAAATCCGTTGCCGCTCAGCCAAAATACGTTTGGCTTCCACTATCTCGCCTGGTACGGTTTCCCGGAGTTCGTCCATCAATCGGCCTAGGTCATCCTCCTCGATAATCAGTTTATTAGTAAAAGGAACCTTTGCGGCTTCCACAAGCAAGTTCTCCATCTCATCCAAGATCTCAATCGTTTTCATCCTTGCCTCTCCCACCTATCTAAACGTCTTTACACATGTTGAACTTCATGCAAGCGCCGTAAAATCCGCTCTTCCACACATTGTGGAACCAACCCGCGAATAGAGCC
Above is a window of Thermosinus carboxydivorans Nor1 DNA encoding:
- a CDS encoding ATP synthase subunit B family protein, whose translation is MKTIEILDEMENLLVEAAKVPFTNKLIIEEDDLGRLMDELRETVPGEIVEAKRILAERQRILDEAQREAQTIIDQAKSYISKLTDENIITRQAQEQANEIIQQAQKEARELHNQALIYASEVFKHIEANLEKALEVIRQGHGSLQQSRQE